One Pseudorasbora parva isolate DD20220531a chromosome 8, ASM2467924v1, whole genome shotgun sequence DNA window includes the following coding sequences:
- the tp53i13 gene encoding tumor protein p53-inducible protein 13: MSCRVILLSGLICLCVTRCCPSRLTHCDNGKTNLLTDLPGPDELECQELWPQSQKNIPDIETKHIIKAADSICMDTPITYNDRIPTHGPYRPVEASSGEYLYCPPQRWLSNLKNGALVFLYHPCVSAEAHRSLAVLAHSCLPHYILTPHPWLSQHRPLAVVSWGRSLEMSHITLGVCDWLLTISPNISQGSASQRAKYNLYLTKSAPVHKPVNTSQEMSKVERLKSLKRCCMEALSLTEVQTRRRTRKIRNVLRQSPEKVELKYDVKPNCTESAKLNRTDTLLQNNTMEVTSFLMLTVTQSLSSAKDSVNSGDTEKQFPPNKVTEINKYQTDRKTHKNTLVEGKRHRIKTDTKAQRSGSECRELGHCEVSDSMPPHLEGPLRGERIPIPRTDEAVWAAGALGFLLVLLTLSVLHTRLYRHCRSSTSLYWHDHQQDYENVGDIIRRRLRMIGRRKRRSRRQECALLHSSNEENSD; the protein is encoded by the exons ATGAGCTGTCGAGTGATCCTTCTGTCTGGATTAATTTGTCTCTGTGTGACACGATGTTGCCCCTCCAGACTGACACACTGCGACAATGGCAAG ACAAATCTACTCACAGACCTACCAGGACCTGATGAGCTTGAGTGTCAAGAGCTCTGGCCACAGTCACAGAAG AATATCCCTGATATTGAGACAAAACATATTATAAAG GCTGCTGACTCCATCTGTATGGACACACCCATTACATACAATGACCGTATACCCACCCA tggTCCTTACCGGCCTGTTGAAGCCAGTAGTGGAGAGTACCTCTACTGCCCCCCTCAGCGCTGGCTAAGCAACCTCAAA AATGGGGCGCTGGTGTTTCTGTATCACCCGTGTGTCTCAGCAGAAGCTCACAGGAGTCTGGCGGTGTTGGCTCACTCGTGTCTGCCTCATTACATCCTCACACCTCACCCGTGGCTCAGCCAACACAGA CCTTTAGCTGTGGTTTCGTGGGGTCGCTCATTAGAGATGTCCCACATCACACTTGGGGTTTGTGATTGGTTGCTTACCATTTCCCCCAATATCAGTCAAGGTAGTGCAAGCCAGAGAGCAAAGTACAATCTATATTTGACAAAATCAGCACCTGTGCACAAACCAGTGAACACCAGTCAAGAGATGTCCAAAGTGGAAAGATTAAAG TCTCTTAAACGCTGCTGCATGGAGGCTCTCAGTCTCACTGAGGTACAGACCAGAAGAAGAACCAGGAAAATCAGAAATGTTCTCAGACAATCACCAGAGAAGGTGGAACTGAAATATGACGTCAAACCTAACTGCACAGAGAGTGCAAAACTGAATCGTACAGACACATTACTACAAAATAATACAATGGAAGTGACATCCTTCTTAATGCTAACTGTTACACAGTCTCTCAGTTCAGCAAAGGACTCTGTGAATTCTGGAGACACAGAGAAGCAATTTCCACCGAATAAagtgactgaaataaataaatatcaaacagACAGAAAAACGCATAAGAATACTCTAGTGGAAGGTAAGAGGCATCGCATCAAGACTGACACAAAGGCGCAGAGGTCTGGATCTGAATGCAGGGAGCTTGGACATTGTGAAGTCTCAGACTCAATGCCTCCTCATTTAGAAGGGCCGCTGAGGGGAGAGAGAATACCCATCCCACGAACTGATGAGGCCGTGTGGGCAGCAGGGGCTCTGGGCTTCCTCTTAGTGCTTCTCACCCTGTCTGTGCTCCATACGCGTCTCTATCGCCACTGTCGATCTTCCACCAGTCTCTACTGGCACGACCACCAGCAAGACTATGAGAACGTGGGTG ACATCATCCGCCGAAGGCTTAGGATGATTGGCCGGAGGAAGAGGAGAAGCAGGAGACAGGAATGTGCACTGCTGCACTCCAGCAATGAGGAGAACTCTGACTAA